DNA sequence from the Cucurbita pepo subsp. pepo cultivar mu-cu-16 chromosome LG06, ASM280686v2, whole genome shotgun sequence genome:
TAAGATAGATATCTTGATGAACTTTAAACCTTAGTCCATGAATGGAAATGTGGTTGGTTATGATATAACATTCCACCAAACCAGGAAGAgtcaaaaagtaaaaaaggaCTCACATGGAAGATGAACTGTGTGTGTGCATTATTTGTCTAAATCAACAAATCTGGGTGGTGGTTTGGCTCTACCATCCCTAATTTGTGCACTGCCGTAGACATAATTCCACGTGAGTTGTTGGGGCTTTCATGGGTCCCCTTCCCTACACAAACAAGCCAACCACCCCACCACTGTTATTCTCCACAACTCCCTGCCTTCTCACTGAGTTGGAGGTTGGAACCCCTAGCAAAACTGAACAATGCCATGCCGGATTTGGGCAACGCATCAATCGATCGCtcgaaatcaaaatgaaaaatgaatcgAAATGAGCATTTGCAACcgtccaagcctaccgctagcagatattgtccgttttcgCCCGTTACGTACCGTCGTCAACctcagtttttaaaacacgtctactagggagaggtttccacacacttataaggaatgtttcgttcccctctccaactaaccactccccttgggggccagcgtcttcactggcacaccacctgatGATTAGCTCTAATACCCTATACCATTTCTTGATTTGTGCATGTCATCCTTGCACAGGAGCCATGCTAATCTTCTCTATATCGTTCAAAGTTTATCGGATGTCCCCcgaaatcaaaatgaaatcaaCGGGAACGGAAATGGTATTCCTTTGATGCTATTTACTTGAAATTCTATGGAATCGGATTGGTACCTAATTCATAGGCGATCGTTCGTCTTCTTTTCACTGAGAAGTTGAGACAAGAATGTTCTAACCTCGGTGTTGAACTAGATGGAAAAACATCTATTCAAAGGACAATAAACTTTTGCTAGCTCAAGATGATGAACCCAACTAGAACCATAGCTTGAGAGGTAAGGACAGTGGAGTAGGAAGATTCTGGCAGTGGTTTAGCTACTAACTTATTGGCTTGGTCCCAAAACCGAGCTAATACTATTTCACACAAGCAAATCCAACATCATTAGAACACTGAAGACAACctaaatgaaaaggaaaacaacaTGTCTAAGCAAGTATTCGCCAAAGCTCAGAATGAATCATATAAAGGTTTGGAACTAAGAGTATTTGAGAGAATGACAGAGacataaagaaagaaattataacCAGGCTTGAAAACACAGTCGAACGCAACTCACGCCATATCTCCAACCCGACCCGCATGCCACCTTCACAGAAAAAaggggaagagaagaaaacagagaaacaaTATAGTAATATGAAGAATATATGAAGCTCAAACTTATTATGGcttgaacaagaacaaacaatcAACACTGCATttgaggataatatctatccATTGCATCTTCACACTGAAGGGATAGCCAGCATTCATGAAATATGAATCAACAAATGTTCACTCAAATGCATGAACTCAAAAGCACTAGATTTCCTATAGCATTGAAATGAATCatctaaacaaacaaatgGCAGACTGTTCTCCAATGTTATCGATTCAGTACAACCCTGTGATTATGCAAAATATAGCACACATGAATGAGAAAAGATGGAGGAATTGTTCCTCCCCACCCCACCAAACACTTGtcaatttaaagaaaaagaatcagaTTGTACAGGTTGTCCTTCAATGTTCTCAATTATGAAATATAGTACACATGAATGTGAATGCAAGTACAATGCTGAGATCATGCAATATAGTACACATGACCAAAAATTCATATTGGGAATGCTTTGTCCACCCACCTATCTATGTAAAGCAAATACGCATGGATCAAATTGCACTGATTGTCCTTTGTTCTTGAATCAATACAATACTGTGACTATGCAATGGAATAACTCCCCTCGAACCTAAACAGTCATAAGATGCCAATTCAACTATGAAACCTAGTTCATTTGTATTCATTCATTGACTAAATGCTAAATTCAATTACATTAACGTGCATTGATAAATCACCATTAAGACTTCATATAGAGAAAAGGATACAGTAAATGATCTAATGAGCGTTTTTTGTTGGGGTATCCAACTTTGAATCATCTAAACATTAGAGGTAGGAGATTTATaggtaaaagaaaagggaaaggaatGTGTTCCTTAATTGAATAACTAGATAGCATTACCTCcatgaaaagaagaacaagaaaaagaaagaaaggttgATGGCAAACTCCTTAGTTCCTCCAGTGAGGCTTCTGAATTTTAAACTTCAGCAGCAGCACTGGCTAGCTCCACACCTTCAGTTGATGTATCTTCAGATTGGGATTTCTCTTCTGAGGGAAGTTTCACAAACTGTTTACTACGTGCAACACGAAGTGATCTTCCCATGAAATTCTGCATTTCAGCAGATTAAGGACCATAAGAATGCTGATATTCACATTTTATGATCCTATGgctattcatttaaaaattgtggTAGCAATGTACTGAAATTACCTTCCCTTGAAACTCGGAAATAGCTGCTTCGGCATCCTTCTTTGTTTTGAATGCAACAAAACCATATCCAGAAGACCTTCTTGGATTCTcgtgaaaaataatttgtgcAGAAACTACATTCCCACTCCCCGAATCGAAGAACTCCCTGAGGTCCTTTGCTCTTGCATCAAATGGCAAATTTgcaacaaacaaattaaaagtaaCGGGGTTTGGTTTCACGGGAGGGGAGGGTTTCTCCTTTTTAACCTTAGCATAATTGAGCTTCAGAGTACGACCCCCAAATTCCTGCATTCATGTGAACTATTTCATTCAATAAAAAGCCAACAAGAGTTCAAAAAGACATGGGCATTGCCCATAAACACCTGCAATAATTGGGAGTGAGAGCCAAATGAATCAGAAGATTCATGTTTGGTTCAACACACATGATAGTAAATGATagtaaaagttttgaaatgaatAGAAAGACCATGTACTTTGCTTCAACACACAGTAACAAGAACTGAAAATTTCTAGTCAATAACTTGTTCCCTTGtaataatatattcaaaagcacaaaagaagcaaaagtTTAAAGAAACTGCAACACACTGGACACAAGCAGGAtgcaaatttataattgagtTCTTCCGGTTCATCAGTTTTTCcatgtaacagcctaagcccaagcccaagcccatcgctagtagatattatccgctttggcccgttacgtattgctgtcaacctcacaatttttaaaacacttctattagagagaggtttccacacccttgtaaggaatgtttcgtttccctctccaaccgatgtgggatctcacaatccactcacTTGGGGGCCATCGTCCTCGctgcacaccacccggtgtctgactctgatatcatttgtaacagccgaaGCCCATCGTTAGTacatattgtccatttttctACGTTACgcatcgctgtcagcctcaggatttttaaaacggtgcactagggagaggtttccacaccttttgTTCCCCTCGgtaggtgggatctcacattccatCTCACACACAAGCAAATCAAACTATTCCTTAATTCAAACGCATTCAATTGCTATTACGACTATTCTTCCATGGTGAAAGGTAAACACTGTTCTAAGCCTCGGTTACGAACTTGAACACAATGAGACAAACGAAAAATGATCAAGCTAAGAAAAACGGCATCCTGCTTACATACGATTCGAGATTATTAACTGCCGCAAGGGCCTCCTCAGGTGATCCCATTGTGACAAACGCCAAGCCCCTATTTCTGATCTTGTTATACATTGAAAGCTGAGAGAAAAAGACCGATCATAAATCCGCAGTAAACCAAATGCGTCAAACAGAAATGGCAATAGAAATAAACTGAAGTTACATACCTCCACGTCTACGACAGTACCATATTTCTCAAACAAAGAACGAATATCCTCAGGAGTAGAATTCCAAGGCACGTTCTGAGCAAGCAATCTGTTTCGAGAAAATTCCTCAGCATCAGAAGAAGAGCTCGCAACCGCATCGTCTTGGGAGGTTGAGGCCAACTGGAAAACAAACTTTCTGGTTCTCTTAGCCCTAATAGAAGTTAAAGGATTGTGGCCGAGGGGAGTAGAAAAAAGTGAGGAAGAAGAGCGCGAAAGAGAGAGTTTGATATCGCCATTGTTGGAATAAGATGGATTTTGCGGACATGAGAGAGGCGAGATAAACACCAGATTCTGTTGATTAGAACGAAGGAAtaaggaggaggaagaacaagGAAGACGAACCAGAGCCATTGTCGGCGCTCACCGCACTCTGCTCACTCCTGGTCTGAAAAGCAACACAGAGCTACGCCGTGGGTTATTAATATTGGATAAGGGAACTCAGAAAAGGCTTAAAACGTCGACGTTTCGGATGGTAATATCTGGATATTTTAGCGGGTTCGGCACTAagccatatatatatttattttatttttatttttttctagaaaatatatttttatttttattttttccttttaaaacgggagtttttcattgaaaatgaataatttaaacgtatatataaaaaataaaccaggaattattatttatttcgtGGAGAATCCTTCTCTTGTTTTCTAAGTAATTGGATATAAGTTAAATACAAAGCTTAAAggtaaaatttatatttttccaaatattttctaCCGTTTTACCCTTTATGTCTTACTAACTTCCCGGTCTCGCATGCCAATTTGGCAATTACTCTATTTCGTATCATCCCATTAAGACCTATACGCTATTTCATCAACAATCATCTAATTCCTAAAAAACGTAGACCCGCAGTTGTTCTGGCACATACCTTGAGAACCTGACCATGCACTGAAATAGCATCCTAACAATAAGGTTTTTATACCTTTTTAACTTCCAAACTATGATGTATGGGCATTCAAATAAGTTTCAAAATGGCTACAACATTTTATCCAAAGCCTAAGTATCATTTGGAATCAGACCAGGAGGAACAACAAGAATTCAGCTACATTGGCACGAAACCAAGAAGAGAGTTTCCTTGATAACATTGAGCAGCAAAGGAAACACAGAAGTGAAAGAAAGGCTCTTTCATTTAGAAGAGCTCAACAACATACTTCTCTCTAGATTATGTTATAGTGTatctatattcaaattttgctATGTTAGCTCAGTCTATGCTTGAAAATGGAGGGGGGATAACCTGTGTTATTCTTGGGTTGCAACTACTTCTTCCGTGTTCTCGAGTCGGGTGAGTTATGTTGCAAAGGTGAAAGAGGTTGTCGGGTAGAATCAGCCTCATTAATAATATTCATTTCTTCAATCGGAATACTGATTTTCGGGCATGATTTTCGCTTATTTGACTGCATAAGAGGGCAAAGATGATGTTACATCTCGATTAAAAACAACTGgtaacaaataaaacaagcacaattttcaaaaactaaaaaacacaTAGTTATCAAATGAGTCATTTGTTGTTAGTTTCAAAAACAAGcttataatatttagtttcacttatgttttctttgtttagcTTTTCCTAGTTTTTCACTCTTTAAAAACACCTTTTGAAACTATAGCCTAAGTtgcctatatatatatatatatatacacacggGCGTATATAATAATGAgaactaattttcttttttaacacTGGTTCCAAAGTAGATTtatgaaacaaagaaaaacttaaaagaaagtaataatacctttaaaaaacataaaataaatggtaCTGAGTTGTAAATAagttgtaacagcccaagcccaccgctaacaggtattatcctctttggac
Encoded proteins:
- the LOC111797243 gene encoding 28 kDa ribonucleoprotein, chloroplastic — its product is MALVRLPCSSSSLFLRSNQQNLVFISPLSCPQNPSYSNNGDIKLSLSRSSSSLFSTPLGHNPLTSIRAKRTRKFVFQLASTSQDDAVASSSSDAEEFSRNRLLAQNVPWNSTPEDIRSLFEKYGTVVDVELSMYNKIRNRGLAFVTMGSPEEALAAVNNLESYEFGGRTLKLNYAKVKKEKPSPPVKPNPVTFNLFVANLPFDARAKDLREFFDSGSGNVVSAQIIFHENPRRSSGYGFVAFKTKKDAEAAISEFQGKNFMGRSLRVARSKQFVKLPSEEKSQSEDTSTEGVELASAAAEV